The Alosa sapidissima isolate fAloSap1 chromosome 16, fAloSap1.pri, whole genome shotgun sequence genome has a segment encoding these proteins:
- the LOC121685194 gene encoding pleckstrin homology domain-containing family A member 1-like isoform X1, with amino-acid sequence MPYVDRQNRICGFLDIEEQEGSGKFLRRYFILDTGLQGSLVWYMDNPQNLPIGAACQGSLKLTYISKVSDATKLRPKAEYCFVINAGMRKFFLQANDQQDLVEWVNALNNATKITVPKPCEAAQAGELQRGQCEALGSRKQVSYRTDIIGGVPIITQTQQEGADGQNGGDREVLKRSHSQHPYRPAQEQTILKAGYCVKQGAVMKNWKRRYFILEENSLSYFKSDLEKEPLRLIALKEVHKVQECKQSDIMMRDNLFEVVTSSRTFYIQADSPEEMHSWIKAISGAIVAQRGPGRTAASMRQARRHSNPCIQRYWARVAEGSTYVSSATSKPPLWPLLSLPCGLEEHSVGSSFFYRSLSCGPSPQPPGGGGVPPCGEWRGAARPGLGQRALHEPAAAPPAAGPPVPAGDASLQVSRQQLQQQQMEEEEEQEEEDDESPWRRRSSFEPCPSTEPPLDLDDAELPVSLV; translated from the exons ATGCCTTACGTGGATCGGCAGAATCGCATCTGTGGCTTCCTGGACATCGAGGAGCAGGAGGGCAGCGGCAAGTTCCTGCGCCGCTACTTCATCCTGGACACGGGGCTGCAGGGGAGTCTCGTCTGGTACATGGACAACCCACAG AATCTGCCCATAGGTGCAGCCTGTCAGGGTTCACTTAAGCTCACCTACATCTCCAAG GTCAGTGATGCCACCAAGCTGAGGCCAAAGGCCGAGTATTGTTTCG TCATTAACGCCGGCATGAGGAAGTTCTTCCTGCAGGCGAATGATCAGCAGGACCTTGTGGAGTGGGTCAATGCACTCAACAATGCAACCAAAATCACT gtGCCAAAGCCTTGTGAGGCAGCCCAGGCAGGTGAACTGCAGAGAGGCCAGTGTGAGGCCCTGGGCTCCAGGAAGCAGGTCTCCTACAGGACTGATATCATAGGAGGGGTCcccatcatcacacagacacag CAGGAGGGAGCAGACGGCCAGAACGGCGGCGACCGGGAGGTGCTAAAGCGCTCCCACAGCCAGCACCCCTACCGGCCAGCCCAGGAGCAGACCATCCTCAAGGCCGGCTACTGCGTCAAGCAAGGAGCTGTG ATGAAGAACTGGAAGCGTAGATATTTCATCCTGGAGGAGAACTCCTTGAGCTACTTCAAGTCTGATCTA GAGAAGGAGCCTCTGCGTCTGATCGCGCTGAAGGAGGTCCACAAAGTTCAGGAGTGCAAGCAGAG TGACATAATGATGAGAGACAATCTATTTGAAGTAGTCACATCCTCCAGAACCTTTTACATCCAG GCTGATAGCCCAGAGGAGATGCACAGCTGGATCAAAGCCATCTCAGGGGCCATCGTAGCCCAGAGAGGGCCTGGCAGAACAGCCGCttca atgCGTCAGGCCAGACGGCATTCGAACCCTTGTATTCAGAGGTATTGGGCCCGCGTCGCTGAAGGCAGCACGTATGTGAGCTCCGCTACCTCAAAGCCGCCTCTCTGgcctttgctctctctcccctgtggtTTAGAG GAGCACTCTGTCGGGTCCTCCTTTTTCTACCGCTCCCTCTCGTGCGGCCCCTCCCCTCAGCCGCCCGGCGGCGGCGGCGTGCCACCCTGCGGCGAGTGGCGAGGTGCCGCGCGGCCTGGCCTGGGACAGCGAGCACTTCATGAGCCTGCTGCCGCTCCCCCGGCCGCAGGCCCGCCTGTCCCTGCAGGAGACGCGTCTCTCCAAGTGAGCcgccagcagctgcagcagcagcagatggaggaggaggaagagcaggaggaggaggacgacgagTCGCCGTGGCGCCGCCGCAGCAGCTTCGAGCCATGCCCTTCCACAGAGCCCCCCCTGGATCTGGATGATGCTGAGCTGCCTGTCAGTTTGGTCTGA
- the LOC121685194 gene encoding pleckstrin homology domain-containing family A member 1-like isoform X4, producing the protein MPYVDRQNRICGFLDIEEQEGSGKFLRRYFILDTGLQGSLVWYMDNPQNLPIGAACQGSLKLTYISKVSDATKLRPKAEYCFVINAGMRKFFLQANDQQDLVEWVNALNNATKITVPKPCEAAQAGELQRGQCEALGSRKQVSYRTDIIGGVPIITQTQQEGADGQNGGDREVLKRSHSQHPYRPAQEQTILKAGYCVKQGAVMKNWKRRYFILEENSLSYFKSDLEKEPLRLIALKEVHKVQECKQSDIMMRDNLFEVVTSSRTFYIQADSPEEMHSWIKAISGAIVAQRGPGRTAASEHSVGSSFFYRSLSCGPSPQPPGGGGVPPCGEWRGAARPGLGQRALHEPAAAPPAAGPPVPAGDASLQVSRQQLQQQQMEEEEEQEEEDDESPWRRRSSFEPCPSTEPPLDLDDAELPVSLV; encoded by the exons ATGCCTTACGTGGATCGGCAGAATCGCATCTGTGGCTTCCTGGACATCGAGGAGCAGGAGGGCAGCGGCAAGTTCCTGCGCCGCTACTTCATCCTGGACACGGGGCTGCAGGGGAGTCTCGTCTGGTACATGGACAACCCACAG AATCTGCCCATAGGTGCAGCCTGTCAGGGTTCACTTAAGCTCACCTACATCTCCAAG GTCAGTGATGCCACCAAGCTGAGGCCAAAGGCCGAGTATTGTTTCG TCATTAACGCCGGCATGAGGAAGTTCTTCCTGCAGGCGAATGATCAGCAGGACCTTGTGGAGTGGGTCAATGCACTCAACAATGCAACCAAAATCACT gtGCCAAAGCCTTGTGAGGCAGCCCAGGCAGGTGAACTGCAGAGAGGCCAGTGTGAGGCCCTGGGCTCCAGGAAGCAGGTCTCCTACAGGACTGATATCATAGGAGGGGTCcccatcatcacacagacacag CAGGAGGGAGCAGACGGCCAGAACGGCGGCGACCGGGAGGTGCTAAAGCGCTCCCACAGCCAGCACCCCTACCGGCCAGCCCAGGAGCAGACCATCCTCAAGGCCGGCTACTGCGTCAAGCAAGGAGCTGTG ATGAAGAACTGGAAGCGTAGATATTTCATCCTGGAGGAGAACTCCTTGAGCTACTTCAAGTCTGATCTA GAGAAGGAGCCTCTGCGTCTGATCGCGCTGAAGGAGGTCCACAAAGTTCAGGAGTGCAAGCAGAG TGACATAATGATGAGAGACAATCTATTTGAAGTAGTCACATCCTCCAGAACCTTTTACATCCAG GCTGATAGCCCAGAGGAGATGCACAGCTGGATCAAAGCCATCTCAGGGGCCATCGTAGCCCAGAGAGGGCCTGGCAGAACAGCCGCttca GAGCACTCTGTCGGGTCCTCCTTTTTCTACCGCTCCCTCTCGTGCGGCCCCTCCCCTCAGCCGCCCGGCGGCGGCGGCGTGCCACCCTGCGGCGAGTGGCGAGGTGCCGCGCGGCCTGGCCTGGGACAGCGAGCACTTCATGAGCCTGCTGCCGCTCCCCCGGCCGCAGGCCCGCCTGTCCCTGCAGGAGACGCGTCTCTCCAAGTGAGCcgccagcagctgcagcagcagcagatggaggaggaggaagagcaggaggaggaggacgacgagTCGCCGTGGCGCCGCCGCAGCAGCTTCGAGCCATGCCCTTCCACAGAGCCCCCCCTGGATCTGGATGATGCTGAGCTGCCTGTCAGTTTGGTCTGA
- the LOC121685194 gene encoding pleckstrin homology domain-containing family A member 1-like isoform X3: MPYVDRQNRICGFLDIEEQEGSGKFLRRYFILDTGLQGSLVWYMDNPQNLPIGAACQGSLKLTYISKVSDATKLRPKAEYCFVINAGMRKFFLQANDQQDLVEWVNALNNATKITVPKPCEAAQAGELQRGQCEALGSRKQVSYRTDIIGGVPIITQTQQEGADGQNGGDREVLKRSHSQHPYRPAQEQTILKAGYCVKQGAVMKNWKRRYFILEENSLSYFKSDLEKEPLRLIALKEVHKVQECKQSDIMMRDNLFEVVTSSRTFYIQADSPEEMHSWIKAISGAIVAQRGPGRTAASMRQARRHSNPCIQRYWARVAEGSTYEHSVGSSFFYRSLSCGPSPQPPGGGGVPPCGEWRGAARPGLGQRALHEPAAAPPAAGPPVPAGDASLQVSRQQLQQQQMEEEEEQEEEDDESPWRRRSSFEPCPSTEPPLDLDDAELPVSLV; the protein is encoded by the exons ATGCCTTACGTGGATCGGCAGAATCGCATCTGTGGCTTCCTGGACATCGAGGAGCAGGAGGGCAGCGGCAAGTTCCTGCGCCGCTACTTCATCCTGGACACGGGGCTGCAGGGGAGTCTCGTCTGGTACATGGACAACCCACAG AATCTGCCCATAGGTGCAGCCTGTCAGGGTTCACTTAAGCTCACCTACATCTCCAAG GTCAGTGATGCCACCAAGCTGAGGCCAAAGGCCGAGTATTGTTTCG TCATTAACGCCGGCATGAGGAAGTTCTTCCTGCAGGCGAATGATCAGCAGGACCTTGTGGAGTGGGTCAATGCACTCAACAATGCAACCAAAATCACT gtGCCAAAGCCTTGTGAGGCAGCCCAGGCAGGTGAACTGCAGAGAGGCCAGTGTGAGGCCCTGGGCTCCAGGAAGCAGGTCTCCTACAGGACTGATATCATAGGAGGGGTCcccatcatcacacagacacag CAGGAGGGAGCAGACGGCCAGAACGGCGGCGACCGGGAGGTGCTAAAGCGCTCCCACAGCCAGCACCCCTACCGGCCAGCCCAGGAGCAGACCATCCTCAAGGCCGGCTACTGCGTCAAGCAAGGAGCTGTG ATGAAGAACTGGAAGCGTAGATATTTCATCCTGGAGGAGAACTCCTTGAGCTACTTCAAGTCTGATCTA GAGAAGGAGCCTCTGCGTCTGATCGCGCTGAAGGAGGTCCACAAAGTTCAGGAGTGCAAGCAGAG TGACATAATGATGAGAGACAATCTATTTGAAGTAGTCACATCCTCCAGAACCTTTTACATCCAG GCTGATAGCCCAGAGGAGATGCACAGCTGGATCAAAGCCATCTCAGGGGCCATCGTAGCCCAGAGAGGGCCTGGCAGAACAGCCGCttca atgCGTCAGGCCAGACGGCATTCGAACCCTTGTATTCAGAGGTATTGGGCCCGCGTCGCTGAAGGCAGCACGTAT GAGCACTCTGTCGGGTCCTCCTTTTTCTACCGCTCCCTCTCGTGCGGCCCCTCCCCTCAGCCGCCCGGCGGCGGCGGCGTGCCACCCTGCGGCGAGTGGCGAGGTGCCGCGCGGCCTGGCCTGGGACAGCGAGCACTTCATGAGCCTGCTGCCGCTCCCCCGGCCGCAGGCCCGCCTGTCCCTGCAGGAGACGCGTCTCTCCAAGTGAGCcgccagcagctgcagcagcagcagatggaggaggaggaagagcaggaggaggaggacgacgagTCGCCGTGGCGCCGCCGCAGCAGCTTCGAGCCATGCCCTTCCACAGAGCCCCCCCTGGATCTGGATGATGCTGAGCTGCCTGTCAGTTTGGTCTGA
- the LOC121685194 gene encoding pleckstrin homology domain-containing family A member 1-like isoform X2, with translation MPYVDRQNRICGFLDIEEQEGSGKFLRRYFILDTGLQGSLVWYMDNPQNLPIGAACQGSLKLTYISKVSDATKLRPKAEYCFVINAGMRKFFLQANDQQDLVEWVNALNNATKITVPKPCEAAQAGELQRGQCEALGSRKQVSYRTDIIGGVPIITQTQEGADGQNGGDREVLKRSHSQHPYRPAQEQTILKAGYCVKQGAVMKNWKRRYFILEENSLSYFKSDLEKEPLRLIALKEVHKVQECKQSDIMMRDNLFEVVTSSRTFYIQADSPEEMHSWIKAISGAIVAQRGPGRTAASMRQARRHSNPCIQRYWARVAEGSTYVSSATSKPPLWPLLSLPCGLEEHSVGSSFFYRSLSCGPSPQPPGGGGVPPCGEWRGAARPGLGQRALHEPAAAPPAAGPPVPAGDASLQVSRQQLQQQQMEEEEEQEEEDDESPWRRRSSFEPCPSTEPPLDLDDAELPVSLV, from the exons ATGCCTTACGTGGATCGGCAGAATCGCATCTGTGGCTTCCTGGACATCGAGGAGCAGGAGGGCAGCGGCAAGTTCCTGCGCCGCTACTTCATCCTGGACACGGGGCTGCAGGGGAGTCTCGTCTGGTACATGGACAACCCACAG AATCTGCCCATAGGTGCAGCCTGTCAGGGTTCACTTAAGCTCACCTACATCTCCAAG GTCAGTGATGCCACCAAGCTGAGGCCAAAGGCCGAGTATTGTTTCG TCATTAACGCCGGCATGAGGAAGTTCTTCCTGCAGGCGAATGATCAGCAGGACCTTGTGGAGTGGGTCAATGCACTCAACAATGCAACCAAAATCACT gtGCCAAAGCCTTGTGAGGCAGCCCAGGCAGGTGAACTGCAGAGAGGCCAGTGTGAGGCCCTGGGCTCCAGGAAGCAGGTCTCCTACAGGACTGATATCATAGGAGGGGTCcccatcatcacacagacacag GAGGGAGCAGACGGCCAGAACGGCGGCGACCGGGAGGTGCTAAAGCGCTCCCACAGCCAGCACCCCTACCGGCCAGCCCAGGAGCAGACCATCCTCAAGGCCGGCTACTGCGTCAAGCAAGGAGCTGTG ATGAAGAACTGGAAGCGTAGATATTTCATCCTGGAGGAGAACTCCTTGAGCTACTTCAAGTCTGATCTA GAGAAGGAGCCTCTGCGTCTGATCGCGCTGAAGGAGGTCCACAAAGTTCAGGAGTGCAAGCAGAG TGACATAATGATGAGAGACAATCTATTTGAAGTAGTCACATCCTCCAGAACCTTTTACATCCAG GCTGATAGCCCAGAGGAGATGCACAGCTGGATCAAAGCCATCTCAGGGGCCATCGTAGCCCAGAGAGGGCCTGGCAGAACAGCCGCttca atgCGTCAGGCCAGACGGCATTCGAACCCTTGTATTCAGAGGTATTGGGCCCGCGTCGCTGAAGGCAGCACGTATGTGAGCTCCGCTACCTCAAAGCCGCCTCTCTGgcctttgctctctctcccctgtggtTTAGAG GAGCACTCTGTCGGGTCCTCCTTTTTCTACCGCTCCCTCTCGTGCGGCCCCTCCCCTCAGCCGCCCGGCGGCGGCGGCGTGCCACCCTGCGGCGAGTGGCGAGGTGCCGCGCGGCCTGGCCTGGGACAGCGAGCACTTCATGAGCCTGCTGCCGCTCCCCCGGCCGCAGGCCCGCCTGTCCCTGCAGGAGACGCGTCTCTCCAAGTGAGCcgccagcagctgcagcagcagcagatggaggaggaggaagagcaggaggaggaggacgacgagTCGCCGTGGCGCCGCCGCAGCAGCTTCGAGCCATGCCCTTCCACAGAGCCCCCCCTGGATCTGGATGATGCTGAGCTGCCTGTCAGTTTGGTCTGA
- the LOC121685194 gene encoding pleckstrin homology domain-containing family A member 1-like isoform X5, which yields MPYVDRQNRICGFLDIEEQEGSGKFLRRYFILDTGLQGSLVWYMDNPQNLPIGAACQGSLKLTYISKVSDATKLRPKAEYCFVINAGMRKFFLQANDQQDLVEWVNALNNATKITVPKPCEAAQAGELQRGQCEALGSRKQVSYRTDIIGGVPIITQTQQEGADGQNGGDREVLKRSHSQHPYRPAQEQTILKAGYCVKQGAVMKNWKRRYFILEENSLSYFKSDLEKEPLRLIALKEVHKVQECKQSDIMMRDNLFEVVTSSRTFYIQADSPEEMHSWIKAISGAIVAQRGPGRTAASMRQARRHSNPCIQRYWARVAEGSTSTLSGPPFSTAPSRAAPPLSRPAAAACHPAASGEVPRGLAWDSEHFMSLLPLPRPQARLSLQETRLSK from the exons ATGCCTTACGTGGATCGGCAGAATCGCATCTGTGGCTTCCTGGACATCGAGGAGCAGGAGGGCAGCGGCAAGTTCCTGCGCCGCTACTTCATCCTGGACACGGGGCTGCAGGGGAGTCTCGTCTGGTACATGGACAACCCACAG AATCTGCCCATAGGTGCAGCCTGTCAGGGTTCACTTAAGCTCACCTACATCTCCAAG GTCAGTGATGCCACCAAGCTGAGGCCAAAGGCCGAGTATTGTTTCG TCATTAACGCCGGCATGAGGAAGTTCTTCCTGCAGGCGAATGATCAGCAGGACCTTGTGGAGTGGGTCAATGCACTCAACAATGCAACCAAAATCACT gtGCCAAAGCCTTGTGAGGCAGCCCAGGCAGGTGAACTGCAGAGAGGCCAGTGTGAGGCCCTGGGCTCCAGGAAGCAGGTCTCCTACAGGACTGATATCATAGGAGGGGTCcccatcatcacacagacacag CAGGAGGGAGCAGACGGCCAGAACGGCGGCGACCGGGAGGTGCTAAAGCGCTCCCACAGCCAGCACCCCTACCGGCCAGCCCAGGAGCAGACCATCCTCAAGGCCGGCTACTGCGTCAAGCAAGGAGCTGTG ATGAAGAACTGGAAGCGTAGATATTTCATCCTGGAGGAGAACTCCTTGAGCTACTTCAAGTCTGATCTA GAGAAGGAGCCTCTGCGTCTGATCGCGCTGAAGGAGGTCCACAAAGTTCAGGAGTGCAAGCAGAG TGACATAATGATGAGAGACAATCTATTTGAAGTAGTCACATCCTCCAGAACCTTTTACATCCAG GCTGATAGCCCAGAGGAGATGCACAGCTGGATCAAAGCCATCTCAGGGGCCATCGTAGCCCAGAGAGGGCCTGGCAGAACAGCCGCttca atgCGTCAGGCCAGACGGCATTCGAACCCTTGTATTCAGAGGTATTGGGCCCGCGTCGCTGAAGGCAGCAC GAGCACTCTGTCGGGTCCTCCTTTTTCTACCGCTCCCTCTCGTGCGGCCCCTCCCCTCAGCCGCCCGGCGGCGGCGGCGTGCCACCCTGCGGCGAGTGGCGAGGTGCCGCGCGGCCTGGCCTGGGACAGCGAGCACTTCATGAGCCTGCTGCCGCTCCCCCGGCCGCAGGCCCGCCTGTCCCTGCAGGAGACGCGTCTCTCCAAGTGA
- the LOC121685194 gene encoding pleckstrin homology domain-containing family A member 1-like isoform X6 yields the protein MPYVDRQNRICGFLDIEEQEGSGKFLRRYFILDTGLQGSLVWYMDNPQNLPIGAACQGSLKLTYISKVSDATKLRPKAEYCFVINAGMRKFFLQANDQQDLVEWVNALNNATKITVPKPCEAAQAGELQRGQCEALGSRKQVSYRTDIIGGVPIITQTQQEGADGQNGGDREVLKRSHSQHPYRPAQEQTILKAGYCVKQGAVMKNWKRRYFILEENSLSYFKSDLEKEPLRLIALKEVHKVQECKQSDIMMRDNLFEVVTSSRTFYIQADSPEEMHSWIKAISGAIVAQRGPGRTAASMRQARRHSNPCIQRYWARVAEGSTYVSSATSKPPLWPLLSLPCGLEKGRPNTETLTQK from the exons ATGCCTTACGTGGATCGGCAGAATCGCATCTGTGGCTTCCTGGACATCGAGGAGCAGGAGGGCAGCGGCAAGTTCCTGCGCCGCTACTTCATCCTGGACACGGGGCTGCAGGGGAGTCTCGTCTGGTACATGGACAACCCACAG AATCTGCCCATAGGTGCAGCCTGTCAGGGTTCACTTAAGCTCACCTACATCTCCAAG GTCAGTGATGCCACCAAGCTGAGGCCAAAGGCCGAGTATTGTTTCG TCATTAACGCCGGCATGAGGAAGTTCTTCCTGCAGGCGAATGATCAGCAGGACCTTGTGGAGTGGGTCAATGCACTCAACAATGCAACCAAAATCACT gtGCCAAAGCCTTGTGAGGCAGCCCAGGCAGGTGAACTGCAGAGAGGCCAGTGTGAGGCCCTGGGCTCCAGGAAGCAGGTCTCCTACAGGACTGATATCATAGGAGGGGTCcccatcatcacacagacacag CAGGAGGGAGCAGACGGCCAGAACGGCGGCGACCGGGAGGTGCTAAAGCGCTCCCACAGCCAGCACCCCTACCGGCCAGCCCAGGAGCAGACCATCCTCAAGGCCGGCTACTGCGTCAAGCAAGGAGCTGTG ATGAAGAACTGGAAGCGTAGATATTTCATCCTGGAGGAGAACTCCTTGAGCTACTTCAAGTCTGATCTA GAGAAGGAGCCTCTGCGTCTGATCGCGCTGAAGGAGGTCCACAAAGTTCAGGAGTGCAAGCAGAG TGACATAATGATGAGAGACAATCTATTTGAAGTAGTCACATCCTCCAGAACCTTTTACATCCAG GCTGATAGCCCAGAGGAGATGCACAGCTGGATCAAAGCCATCTCAGGGGCCATCGTAGCCCAGAGAGGGCCTGGCAGAACAGCCGCttca atgCGTCAGGCCAGACGGCATTCGAACCCTTGTATTCAGAGGTATTGGGCCCGCGTCGCTGAAGGCAGCACGTATGTGAGCTCCGCTACCTCAAAGCCGCCTCTCTGgcctttgctctctctcccctgtggtTTAGAG AAAGGGAGGCCTAATACAGAAACACTAACTCAAAAATGA